CCCATGTTCCCGACGCCGACGACGCCGGTACTGACCTGGTCGCTCACGACTGTCCGCCTCCGGTGCCACCGCGGCGACGGCGCGCGCTGACCGACCTGACCCATCGTTCGACCCGTCCGAGTGCGCCGTTCGAGGCGTTCCGGGCGCAGTTCCGCAACGGGAACGTGACCGCCGGTGTCGACCGTCCGTGCTTCATGAATCACCCGGGGGTAGCGCCGAGCGTCGGCTTTGTTATGCGTTTCCTTTGACTGGTAGCCGGTCGATACGGCCCCTTCCGGCCAGCGCGGGGGTCCCGGCCTCAGTGGATAGGACGCCAGAGCGTCCATCTCGGACGATCCGTGGCACCCGGGCGATCGGGGTCAGGGTAACCGGTTCGTAACAAAGTGAGACCCACTAAACTCCCTGGTTGTGTCGAGATACGACAATGGGGTGGCTGCCAGTAGTGACAGTCCACCGACAGACCGACGCGAGGGCTGATAGGGGATGTCGACAGACGAGGAGACGCTCACGCAGGACGTCGTCTTCGACATCCTCAGTAGCGCCAGACGACGCTACGTGCTCTATCTGCTCCGCACCGAGGACGCGCCGGTCGAACTGACGGAGCTCGCCGAGGACGTGGCGGCCTGGGAGAACGACACGACTGTCGAAGATCTGACGAAACAACAGCGCAAACGCGTCTACGTCTCGCTGTATCAGACGCACGTCCCCAAACTCGAGGACGCCGGGCTGGTCCGGTACGACCAAGACACCGGCGAGGTCGAGCTGACGCAGGCGGCCAACGACGTTGACCAGTACCTGAACCCGGGCGAGCGGGAGGTGCCCTGGCAGTACCTGTATCTCCCGCTCGCGCTCCTCGGGGTCGCCCTGGTCGCCCTGTCGAACCTGAACGTGTGGATCTTCGCGGACATGACCGAGGTCACGCTCGGCGTCATCATCTTCTCCGGCTTCCTCCTCACGGTCGGCGCACACATCGTCGTGTGGACCATGAACCGCCGTCAGGTCCCCGACGACCTCCGCCGACACTCCTGACCGTCTCGTCCCGGGAGCCGCCTCGTCGAGGCGCTCTCGAACCGTCAGTACCCTCCTGAAGTCTTCCGAGACGAGCCGGCCGTTCGTCGCGACCGGCCCCGTCGGGTCGCGCCTCGATCGCTCTCGGTCGCGCGAGCGCACGCGCTCGCGACAGGGCGACGACGGCGCGTGTCAGCGGCGATGTCGGCCCGTGTGGACAGACGGCGCCGACCGGCGACGGCGCTGGTCGAACGGAGCGAGGCCGCCAGAACGCGGCGGCAGACCGAGAGTGACAGGAACCCGGGTCGGCGGTGCCGGCGGCTACTCCTCTTCGACGTCTTCCGGTAGCAGCTGCTCGGGTTCGCGCTCGTAGGCCGGCGTGTCGACGAACTGGGCGATCCGCTCCAGGTCGCTGTCGGAGATGTGTTCCGTCATCGGCTGTGATCCCGTCCCGTCGACCGATAGTAATCCGGCCCCTAAAGCCGCTTCGCGCCGCGAGACCGTCAGGTAGCGTCTCGGCACGCGACCCGCAGGTACTCGCTAGCCACCGGGTCGGAACGAGGAGACGCCGCGGAACCGAGCCGCAGCGTGGCCGCCCCCAACCCGCAGGGACTCGACACGCGGCGCGACGCGCCCGCGCTCGACGCCACCGATCCGCCGGTCGACCGCTCTCCCGAGAGCCGCGAACCGACGACGCGTCGGTGCGTGATGTCGGGAATAGCCGGCATTCCGGACCGGGGTGCCCGGTAATGCCGACCTTACTCGTCGGGTACCCATTACAAACCTATGTCTGTAAAGTTAGCCGCGGCTCGGTGGACGAGCGGACGCGAGAAACGACGGGTCGGCGCGGACGGCCGCGGAGTAAGGGAACCGTACTCGGTCGTCGAACGGGCGGACCCGGTCGTCACGGGGGGTTCGGGGAGGTCGGGTCGTGGCGGGGCGTGGCGGGGCGTCGACGACCGGCAGCTGCGCCGGGCGCCGCGAGCGGTCGAGGACGCCGCGGGGTCGCTCACACCATGTTCTCGGCTTCGATCTTGTCCCACACGTCCCGGCCCTGTTCCGTGAGGCCGTAGACGCGGCCTTTCTTGCGGTCGTCGGAGACGAGGAGGTCCACGAGCGACCGTTCCCGGAGGCGCTGGAGCGCCCGCGAGACGTGCGCGATGCCCACGTCCTCGTCGGAAGCGATCTGCGACGGCGTCGAGGGGCCGTCTGCGAGTCGCTTGAGAACTGCGACGCGATACCGCGAACTGATGACGAAGCTGACGTCGTCCCAATCTGTGCTCATTGTTGCGATGTAGTGTCGGACGGGTGCATCCTGCTACCGGTCGGTGACCGGGAATTCACGCGGACATTGTCGTCGGGACCCGCTTGCGTCCCACTTTCCGCTGTACTCACACCGAGTCGGCTACCACGTAAAGAGGTTTCGACGCTCCAGAAATTTCGCTCCGCGTACCGCGATTACGACGGTCTGAACCGCCGCCCCGAACCGGCCGCCGAGCGCGTAGCCTCGACATAACAATCCCCCTGGCTCGCGCGGAGCCGCGCATGGACGTAGCGGCCCTCCGCGACGGACTCGCCCCCCGCGACGGACTCGCCCCCCACGACGGACTCGCCGACCGTCGTCCGCCGGCGGACCGCACGGGACCCGACCGACGCCCGCCCGACGACCGCACTCGACCGACAGGCGGGCGGCCGTAGCATGTGGCCGTGGGAACACCTCGCCGTCGGCTACCTCGCCTACGCCGTCGTCGGCCGGCTCGTCTGGCGCGAACCGCCGACGGGGACGACCGCCGCCGCCGTCGCCGTGGGGACGCAGTTCCCCGACCTCGTCGACAAGCCGCTGGGCTGGTGGCTCGGCGTGCTCCCCGGCGGGACGACGCTGGCCCACTCGCTGCTGACCGCGGTCCCGCTGAGCCTCGCCGTCCTGGCCCTCGGCGCCGCGGCCGGTCGCGAGCGCCCCGCCCTCGCGTTCGTCGTCGGCTACCTGAGTCACCTCCCCGGGGACGTGCTCTACCCGGTCGTCCTCGGGGGCGACGCGAAGCTGTGGTTCCTCCTGTGGCCGCTCCGGGCCGCTCCCGGGGACGGCCCCGACCACACGATCACGCACGTGCTGGCGCTGGCCGAGCAGTTCCTCGGGTTTCTCGCCACCCCCCTCGGCGCCGCCTACCTGACGGCCGAACTGCTCCTGCTGGCGCTGGCCGGCTGGGTCTGGACGCTCGACGGCCGCCCGGGGCTCGCCTGGGTGCTCCCGCGGCCGGACCGCGCCGAGAACTTCTGATCGGGACGGGCGGTTCCGGGGCGCCCGGGACCGCCCGCGGCTCGTGAACACGAGGCGAGCATATATAACAGTCGAGTGAGAAGTGGGGGTATGGGGTCAGAGCAGCCACCGGAGAGCCGGTCGAGTGACGACGACCGGCGACGAGCCGGGGATCCGCACGGAGCCCGAGGGGAGAGCGACGCGTCCGCCGAGGACGCGACGAGCACGTCGACCACCGAACGGGGGAGTCGCGACGCCGCCAGCGAGCGGCCGGTGTCGGTCGACGACCTCTTCGAGTTGCTGGCTCGCCCCGGCAACAGGTTCACGCTGGCGTACCTGAGCCGGGCGGACGGGCCGGTCCCCTACGAGGACCTCGTCGAGAACGTCGTCGACGGGGCGGAGACCCCCGGCGACCTCTCGAGGGACGACTTCCGCGACCAGGTCGCGACCAGACTCGTCCACTCGAACCTCCCGAAGCTCGACGACGCCGGGCTCGTCGAGTACGACCGCGAGCGGCGGACCGTCCGGGCGACCGAGGCGACCGCGGTCGCGGTCCCGTACCTCGAACTCGCGATGGACCAGTTCCCCGCGGAGTGACGCCCTCGCGGCGGACCGGTCGCCCGCGGCGCGAGCGGCCGGCGACGCGCGTCGACCGGCGCCGTGTCGCGACGGCGGGGCCCGCAAGCGCTCCATAACAAAGGTCGACCCGTGCCGAGCGTCGACCGTCACATGAGCGAGCACGACCTCTCGACCGTCCGGACCGGCGACGGCTGCGACATCGCCGAGACGGCGGTCGTCGGCGAGCCCGGGGGCTCGGGCGACGCGTACACCCGAATCGGCGACGACGCCACCGTCCGCGGCGGCACCATCGTCTACACCGACGTCGAGATCGGCGACGGCTTCTCGACGGGGCACCACGCGCTGGTCCGGAGCGGTACCACCGTCGGCGACGACGTCCTCGTCGGGAGCCAGGCGGTCCTCGACGGCGACGTGACCCTCGGGTCGCGCGTCAGCTGCCAGACCGGCGTCTACCTCCCGCCGAAGACGACCGTCGGCGACGACGTGTTCCTCGGTCCCCACGCCGTCGTCACGAACGACCCGTACCCGGTGCGGGCGCGGAGCGAACTCGTCGGCGCCACCCTCGAATCGAACGTCTCCGTGGGCGCGAACGCGACGATCCTCCCCGACGTGACCGTCGGCGAGGGGTCGTTCGTCGCCGCGGGCTCGGTCGTCACCGAGGACGTGCCGCCCGGGACGCTGGCGATGGGCAACCCGGCGCGCCACGAACCGCTGCCCGACGAGCTCGACGGGGGGAACGAGCTGTGAGCCTCGAAGACCACCGACAGATCCCCGTCGCCGAGCCCGCCCTGGGCAGCGAGGAGCGCGAGCGCGTCCGGGAAGTGCTCGACAGCGGGATGATAGCCGACGGCGAGGAGGTCCGCGCCTTCGAGCGGGAGTTCGCCACCACCTGCCACGTCGACCGCGGCGTCGCCACCTCCAACGGGACGACGGCGCTGCACACCGCCCTGCGAGCCTGCGGGATCGGCGAGGGCGACACCGTCGTCACGACGCCGTTTTCCTTCGTCGCGACCGCCAACGCCGTCCGCTTCTGCGGCGCCGAACCCGTCTTCGCCGACATCGACCCCGACACCTACAACCTCGACCCGACCGCGGTCCGCGAGGCCATCGAGATCCGCGGCGGCGACGTGGACGCGGTCCTCCCGGTCCACCTCTACGGGCTGCCCGCGCCGATGGACGAGATCGCCGCGATCGCCGAGGAGTACGACGCCGCCGTCGTCGAGGACGCGGCCCAGGCCCACGGCGCCCGCTACCGCGACGAGCCGGTGGGGTCGCTGGGCGACGCCGCCGCCTTCTCCTTTTACCCGACGAAGAACATGACCACCGGCGAGGGCGGGATGGTCGTCACCGACGACGAGGCGGTCGCCGACCGCGCCGAGCGGTTCGTCAACCACGGCCGGAACGAGCGGTACGACCACGTCGAACTCGGGCACAACTTCCGGATGACGAACATCGCCGCCGCCATCGGTCGCGTCCAGCTCAAGCGGCTCTCGCGGTTCGTCCGCGCGCGCCGGGACAACGCCGCCGCGCTCACCGAGGCGCTCGCCGAGGCGCCCGTCGACCCGCCGACGGTCCCCGACGGCGTCGACCACGCCTTCCACCAGTACACCGTCCGGGCGCCCGACCGCGAGCGGCTGGTCGCCCACCTCGACGACCACGGGATCGACACCGGCGTCTACTACCCCACGCCGATCCACGAGCAGCCGGCCTACGAGGGCGTCGACGAGCGGTTCCCCGTCGCCGAGCGGGCCGCGGCGGAAGTCGTCTCGCTGCCGGTCCACCCCGGCGTCTCGGAGGGGGACCGCGGAGCGATCGCCGACGCGCTCGCGCTGTACCAGCCGCAGTAGGAAAGAGTCGCAGTCGGTTTCCTCTCAGACTTCGACCGCGGACCGCCCGCGAGCCGCGGCGCCGTCGTCCAGGTGTCGACGCGCCCAGAGCTCCAGCCCCGTCAGCGCCGCGACCGGCGCGAACGTCGACAGCTCGCCCTCGGCGAGGCGGTCCCGCAGTGCCGACACGGCGTCGGCGTCGAGGGGATCGCGCCGGGCGACGCCGTCGAGGAGGTCGTCGACGAACCGCCGGAAGCGGTCGTCGGTCGCGTACCGGCGGGCGTAGGCGTCGCCGCCCGCCGCTCCGCGCTCGCCGTCCGGCTCCTCGTCCCGAGACGCGGTCGGGTCGCCGGCCGGTCCCGTCGGGATCCCCGCCAGGTCGGAGCCGAGCCGGTCGGCAATCGCCCGGCGGATCGGTGGGGAACCCGCGCCGACCGGCGCCGAGATGGGCCGCGTCCCGGTCCGGTAGGCGGCGGGCATGCGGGCGGCGGTGTCTAGGAGCGGCCCGCTCGCGAGCGTCCTGGTACCGACCTGCCGGCGCTGGACCGCGCGACTCCGCAACTCGGTGGCGGCGCGCACCTGCCCGGCCGCGTCGACGGCCGTCCGCTCGGTCGGTCCGTCGACGCCGGCCGCGACGACCGCGTCGACCGAGTCCAGCGGGTCCGCGTCGACCGCGAGCAGGTCCCGGACCGACTCCGCGGGGAGGACGCGCTCGTGTTCGTAGAGCGCGCTCGCCGCCGAATCGTCCGCGCCGATGGCGCCCGCCCACGTCGCCGCGTCGAGGGCGGCGTCGCCGTGGACGAGCACGTCCGCGTCTTCGTGGAGCCCGTCGGTCACGTAGGGGAGCGCGTCGACGGCCGACCACGCCACCATCGCGTCGGTCGCCGCCACGGCGTCGGCGACGGCGTCGACGAGGTGGTGGTCCGGGTCTCCGTGGGCCTGCGTGTTCGGTCCCCCGAGGTGGGCGGCGACCCGCGCCGCCGTCTCCCTGTCACCGCCTCCCGGGCGTCCGCACGTGAGCGTCCGGACCGGGGGCGACTGGTCGGCGAGCACCGCCGCGGCGATCCGGCTGTCGGCGTCAGCCGGGAACCAGAGCGTCCAGTCGCCCGCCGTCGTCGCCACGTCCGCGAGCGCGCGCCGGTAGTCGGCGAGCCACCGGTCGGGGTACCCCGACGGCGCCAGCCCCTCGGCGGCCGGCTCCCAGTAGCGTTCGGTCGACACCTCGCCGTCGACGGTCAGTCGCGTCGCCGGCGGGAGGCTCCCGACCGCCTCGACGAGCGTCCGGTCGCCGACGACGCCACCGAACAGCAGCAGGTCACCCACCGCCCGGGCGTCGAGAGTCGGGTCGTCGCGCTCGGCGACCAGCGGACCGAGTTCCGACGCGAAGGCGACGTCGTCGATCCCGTCGTCTCCCGCCGCGCCGGCGTCGGCCGTCGCGTAGTAGAGCGGGCGACTCCCCGCCTTGTCGGTCACCAGGTGGACCGCGCCCGCGCGGGTGTCGACGCAGGCCAGCGCGAACGGCCCGTCGAGCCGCGCCAGCGTGTCCCGCGAGTCGTCGGCGACCCCCCGGAAGAGGTCGCCCCACGACAGCGCCAGCCGGTCGCGGTTCGAGACGACGCCGTAGACGACGCCGAGGAGGCCGTCGCCCCGCCAGACGACGTTCGCGTCCGGGTCGCGCGTCCCGTGTTCGAGCACGCCAACGGCGGCCGCCCCGTCGCTCGCGCTCTCCAGTTCGTACCAGTCCTCGTCGACCATCGCCCCGGCCATCTCGTCCAGCCGCCCGCCGCCCGCAGATCGTCCGATCAGTCCCGTCATGGCCCGGACGTGACTGCAGCCGGGTATTGTTATAGGGACCCTGCGGCGGCCCGTCCGCGATATCGATCCCGATACCGCCGCCTCGCTCCGCTCCACGCAGCCTCCCGGTTCGCCGTCCGCCGATATCTACTGCCGAAATCGAATAACAGTATCAAAACTATACATCCGAAACAGCAGTTATCGATCATATCTGGCCGATCGATACCTAAATCGCCTATCGAGCCACCCTTATCTGTCTAGAGCGACGTTCGATCGTACAGCAGTCGTCTGATTCGGTTACGGTGAACCACCCCGTCCATCAGACAGTCGCAGATCGATATCTCGATATCTCGTTTATGAGCGCGGATGCCCGGGATACTGTCACGGGAGAACTTCGTCTCCCACACCACCCTCTCGATTTTCATAAATATTCATAGATAACATTAGAAGTGGTAGTACTGTGCAGTCTATATTTCCCAAGTCGTCCGACCCCGGCTGTAGGCGCCGTGACGGCCGAGGAGGCGAGGACGGGTAGTCGCGCCATAACAATCCGTGCGTGCGGCCTGGACTACCCCATGACGAGGTATCGAGACGCGTGGGATCGGTAGTCCTCTCCGTCGACGCGGAGCTGGCCTGGGGGTTCGTCGATCACGGCGAGCCGCCGAGCGACCGGGTCGAAAGCGGTCGCGAGGGGTGGCGACGGCTCCGGCGGCTCTGCGAGGCGTACGACGTGCCGGCGACCTGGGCGGTCGTCGCCCATCTGCTAC
The window above is part of the Halosimplex rubrum genome. Proteins encoded here:
- a CDS encoding DUF7344 domain-containing protein, with protein sequence MSTDEETLTQDVVFDILSSARRRYVLYLLRTEDAPVELTELAEDVAAWENDTTVEDLTKQQRKRVYVSLYQTHVPKLEDAGLVRYDQDTGEVELTQAANDVDQYLNPGEREVPWQYLYLPLALLGVALVALSNLNVWIFADMTEVTLGVIIFSGFLLTVGAHIVVWTMNRRQVPDDLRRHS
- a CDS encoding winged helix-turn-helix domain-containing protein translates to MSTDWDDVSFVISSRYRVAVLKRLADGPSTPSQIASDEDVGIAHVSRALQRLRERSLVDLLVSDDRKKGRVYGLTEQGRDVWDKIEAENMV
- a CDS encoding metal-dependent hydrolase: MWPWEHLAVGYLAYAVVGRLVWREPPTGTTAAAVAVGTQFPDLVDKPLGWWLGVLPGGTTLAHSLLTAVPLSLAVLALGAAAGRERPALAFVVGYLSHLPGDVLYPVVLGGDAKLWFLLWPLRAAPGDGPDHTITHVLALAEQFLGFLATPLGAAYLTAELLLLALAGWVWTLDGRPGLAWVLPRPDRAENF
- a CDS encoding DUF7344 domain-containing protein, yielding MGSEQPPESRSSDDDRRRAGDPHGARGESDASAEDATSTSTTERGSRDAASERPVSVDDLFELLARPGNRFTLAYLSRADGPVPYEDLVENVVDGAETPGDLSRDDFRDQVATRLVHSNLPKLDDAGLVEYDRERRTVRATEATAVAVPYLELAMDQFPAE
- a CDS encoding acyltransferase; protein product: MSEHDLSTVRTGDGCDIAETAVVGEPGGSGDAYTRIGDDATVRGGTIVYTDVEIGDGFSTGHHALVRSGTTVGDDVLVGSQAVLDGDVTLGSRVSCQTGVYLPPKTTVGDDVFLGPHAVVTNDPYPVRARSELVGATLESNVSVGANATILPDVTVGEGSFVAAGSVVTEDVPPGTLAMGNPARHEPLPDELDGGNEL
- a CDS encoding DegT/DnrJ/EryC1/StrS family aminotransferase; its protein translation is MSLEDHRQIPVAEPALGSEERERVREVLDSGMIADGEEVRAFEREFATTCHVDRGVATSNGTTALHTALRACGIGEGDTVVTTPFSFVATANAVRFCGAEPVFADIDPDTYNLDPTAVREAIEIRGGDVDAVLPVHLYGLPAPMDEIAAIAEEYDAAVVEDAAQAHGARYRDEPVGSLGDAAAFSFYPTKNMTTGEGGMVVTDDEAVADRAERFVNHGRNERYDHVELGHNFRMTNIAAAIGRVQLKRLSRFVRARRDNAAALTEALAEAPVDPPTVPDGVDHAFHQYTVRAPDRERLVAHLDDHGIDTGVYYPTPIHEQPAYEGVDERFPVAERAAAEVVSLPVHPGVSEGDRGAIADALALYQPQ
- a CDS encoding asparagine synthase-related protein, with protein sequence MTGLIGRSAGGGRLDEMAGAMVDEDWYELESASDGAAAVGVLEHGTRDPDANVVWRGDGLLGVVYGVVSNRDRLALSWGDLFRGVADDSRDTLARLDGPFALACVDTRAGAVHLVTDKAGSRPLYYATADAGAAGDDGIDDVAFASELGPLVAERDDPTLDARAVGDLLLFGGVVGDRTLVEAVGSLPPATRLTVDGEVSTERYWEPAAEGLAPSGYPDRWLADYRRALADVATTAGDWTLWFPADADSRIAAAVLADQSPPVRTLTCGRPGGGDRETAARVAAHLGGPNTQAHGDPDHHLVDAVADAVAATDAMVAWSAVDALPYVTDGLHEDADVLVHGDAALDAATWAGAIGADDSAASALYEHERVLPAESVRDLLAVDADPLDSVDAVVAAGVDGPTERTAVDAAGQVRAATELRSRAVQRRQVGTRTLASGPLLDTAARMPAAYRTGTRPISAPVGAGSPPIRRAIADRLGSDLAGIPTGPAGDPTASRDEEPDGERGAAGGDAYARRYATDDRFRRFVDDLLDGVARRDPLDADAVSALRDRLAEGELSTFAPVAALTGLELWARRHLDDGAAARGRSAVEV